One Caulobacter segnis genomic window carries:
- a CDS encoding NTP transferase domain-containing protein has protein sequence MQPVKTLILSAGQGKRLSPLTDDRPKCLVELAGRSVLEWQLRHLHQAGVTEAVVVTGFRADLVEAEVAGLSLPGMTIRTLYNPFYSVTDNLATCWLAREEMRGGPFMILNGDTLFEPAIAERLISAPGAPITVTVDRKAGGYDADDMKVLTDGDALRAIGKTITEYDAESIGFLRFDEEGSALFVETLEAIMRTPEGLKRWYLSVINEIAQNHDVVRVRSIEGLDWAEMDFPEDLVRNRALTAQWAAKKAEAV, from the coding sequence ATGCAGCCGGTCAAGACCCTCATCCTCAGCGCCGGCCAGGGCAAGCGGCTGTCGCCGCTGACCGACGATCGCCCCAAGTGCCTGGTCGAACTGGCCGGCCGTTCGGTGCTGGAGTGGCAGCTGCGCCACCTGCATCAGGCGGGCGTGACCGAGGCGGTGGTCGTCACCGGCTTCCGCGCCGATCTGGTCGAGGCCGAGGTGGCGGGCCTGTCCCTGCCGGGCATGACGATCCGCACCCTCTACAATCCGTTCTACAGCGTGACCGACAACCTCGCGACCTGCTGGCTGGCGCGCGAGGAAATGCGCGGCGGACCGTTCATGATCCTCAACGGCGACACCCTGTTCGAACCGGCGATCGCCGAGCGCCTGATCAGCGCCCCGGGCGCGCCGATCACCGTGACCGTCGATCGCAAGGCCGGCGGCTACGACGCCGACGACATGAAGGTGCTGACCGACGGCGACGCCCTGCGCGCCATCGGCAAGACGATCACCGAGTACGACGCCGAGTCGATCGGCTTCCTGCGCTTCGACGAGGAGGGCTCGGCCCTGTTCGTGGAGACCCTGGAGGCGATCATGCGCACGCCGGAAGGCCTGAAGCGCTGGTACCTCAGCGTGATCAACGAGATCGCCCAGAACCACGACGTCGTGCGCGTGCGCTCGATCGAGGGCCTGGACTGGGCCGAGATGGACTTCCCCGAAGACCTGGTCCGCAACCGCGCCCTGACGGCGCAGTGGGCCGCCAAGAAGGCCGAGGCCGTTTAG
- a CDS encoding glycosyltransferase family 4 protein — protein MALFSGNYNYTRDGSNQALNRLAAYLIDEGAEVRVYSPTTDTPAFEPAGELVSAPSIAIPGRGEYRLALGLTRALRADLAQFKPTAVHLSAPDLLGSQAGKWARRQGLPLVASLHTRFETYLSYYGLDWLRPGVERYLDGFYRRCDRVLAPNAPIADLLRQQGLSGEGMGERVAIWGRGVDRERFSPARRDIGWRQSMGIADNEIVVAFLGRLVMEKGLDVLSETMTRLRGQPIRPLIIGDGPARGFLEERLPEAIFTGHLDGEALGRAVSSADILFNPSLTEAFGNATLEGMAAGLAVLCPRAPSTSALIADGQDGVLAQRADAETYAAAILALVNEPMRRVRLGRAARLSSARYDWRAICASVLDVYRDLGAAPSLCARSAA, from the coding sequence TTGGCCTTGTTCTCCGGGAACTACAACTACACCCGCGACGGCTCTAACCAGGCTCTCAACCGCCTGGCGGCGTATCTGATCGACGAAGGCGCGGAGGTCCGCGTCTATTCGCCCACGACCGACACGCCCGCCTTCGAGCCCGCTGGCGAACTGGTCTCGGCGCCGTCGATCGCGATCCCCGGTCGCGGCGAATATCGGCTGGCCCTGGGACTGACCCGCGCCCTGCGCGCCGACCTCGCCCAGTTCAAGCCGACGGCGGTTCACCTGTCCGCGCCGGACCTGCTGGGCTCCCAGGCCGGCAAGTGGGCGCGCCGACAAGGGCTGCCGCTAGTCGCCAGCCTGCACACGCGGTTCGAGACCTATCTCTCCTACTACGGCCTCGACTGGCTTCGGCCGGGCGTCGAGCGTTATCTGGACGGCTTCTACCGCCGCTGCGACCGCGTGCTGGCGCCCAACGCCCCCATCGCCGACCTGCTACGCCAACAGGGTCTTAGTGGCGAGGGTATGGGCGAGCGAGTCGCCATCTGGGGCCGCGGCGTCGACCGCGAGCGCTTCTCGCCTGCCCGCCGGGACATCGGGTGGCGACAATCGATGGGGATCGCCGACAACGAGATCGTCGTCGCCTTCCTGGGCCGCCTGGTCATGGAGAAGGGGCTGGACGTCCTTTCCGAGACCATGACCCGTCTGCGCGGCCAGCCGATCCGCCCGCTGATCATCGGCGACGGCCCGGCGCGCGGCTTCCTGGAAGAGCGCCTGCCTGAGGCCATCTTCACCGGTCACCTGGACGGCGAGGCCCTGGGCCGCGCGGTGTCCAGCGCCGACATCCTGTTCAATCCCAGCCTGACCGAGGCCTTCGGCAACGCCACCCTGGAGGGCATGGCCGCCGGTCTGGCGGTTCTGTGCCCGCGCGCGCCCAGCACCAGCGCCTTGATCGCCGACGGCCAGGATGGCGTCCTGGCCCAGCGCGCCGACGCGGAAACCTACGCCGCGGCGATCCTCGCCCTGGTCAACGAGCCCATGCGCCGCGTGCGCCTGGGCCGCGCCGCCCGCCTGTCCAGCGCCCGCTACGACTGGCGCGCCATCTGCGCCTCGGTGCTGGACGTCTATCGCGACCTCGGCGCCGCCCCCTCCCTGTGCGCGCGCTCGGCCGCATGA
- a CDS encoding flippase-like domain-containing protein, translating into MATEAGAKPSAWRGWLLTAGIGLLAVFLATHGVGAVREIVAQVGWQTVLVILAHLPVTFLATVSWQVLLPPDRRPSLAFLFRVRLIKEAVNALLPVAQVGGDVVRAKLTARNGLTLAESTASCVVDVLAGTVGLVLFILTSLVVAMVTLHDPRLAQAGLALVGIVAAIAAALYVAHKAGVGRRFGQVSQRWTAIAGRVGELGDAFRGIGRQRANLFASWAWHMAAWIAGAFETYVSMWALGLNPTLLQALIVEGLAQTAKVVGFAIPGALGVQEGGYLLLGGALGLTPDQALALSLLRRLRELTLGAIGLVLWRATRPEPVAASPEPANA; encoded by the coding sequence ATGGCGACGGAGGCCGGCGCGAAACCCTCGGCCTGGCGAGGCTGGCTGCTGACGGCCGGCATCGGCCTGCTGGCGGTGTTCCTGGCCACGCACGGCGTCGGCGCGGTGCGCGAGATCGTCGCCCAGGTCGGGTGGCAGACCGTCCTGGTCATCCTCGCCCACCTGCCCGTCACCTTCCTGGCCACGGTCAGCTGGCAGGTCCTGCTGCCCCCCGATCGTCGCCCGTCCCTGGCCTTCCTGTTCCGTGTCCGGCTGATCAAGGAGGCGGTCAACGCCCTCCTCCCCGTCGCCCAGGTCGGCGGCGACGTGGTGCGCGCCAAGCTCACGGCCCGCAACGGCCTGACCCTGGCCGAGTCCACGGCCAGCTGCGTCGTCGACGTGCTGGCCGGTACGGTGGGCCTGGTGCTGTTCATCCTGACCAGCCTGGTCGTGGCCATGGTCACCCTGCACGACCCGCGCCTGGCCCAGGCGGGCCTGGCCCTGGTGGGGATCGTCGCGGCCATCGCCGCCGCCCTGTACGTCGCCCACAAGGCCGGCGTCGGTCGCCGCTTCGGCCAGGTCTCCCAGCGCTGGACGGCCATCGCCGGCCGCGTCGGCGAGCTGGGCGACGCCTTTCGGGGCATTGGCCGCCAGCGCGCCAACCTGTTCGCCTCCTGGGCCTGGCATATGGCCGCCTGGATCGCCGGGGCGTTCGAGACCTATGTCTCGATGTGGGCCCTGGGTCTCAATCCCACCTTGCTGCAGGCCCTGATCGTCGAGGGCCTGGCCCAGACGGCCAAGGTCGTCGGCTTCGCCATCCCCGGCGCCCTGGGCGTGCAGGAAGGCGGCTACCTGCTGCTGGGCGGGGCGCTGGGCCTGACGCCCGACCAGGCGCTGGCCTTGTCGCTGCTGCGCCGCCTGCGCGAGCTGACCCTGGGCGCGATCGGCCTGGTGCTGTGGCGCGCGACGCGACCCGAGCCGGTCGCGGCGTCCCCGGAGCCGGCCAACGCTTAA
- a CDS encoding rhamnogalacturonan acetylesterase, whose product MILDRRTLLAGLVLAPSAALAREDAPVWAFDFTTSAIGPYDPAVGHGFEPGPGRLFSVKVPEGDYRVTLDLGGDKVSETTVKAESRRLMLETVRVHARKTDTRTIVVNVRRPELAPPPANAPGGKRVALNAREDGSYDWDDKLTLEFCGPTAAVRRLKIEPVTVPTVFLAGDSTVTDQRFEPAAGWGQMLPRFFKPDVSVSNQAESGETLKAFLVERRLDKILSRIKRGDWLLIQFGHNDQKSQWPQTYVEAATTYRDYLRAYVGEARLRGATPVLVTSMHRRKFDAAGKIVNTHGDYPQAVRDTAKDLGVPLIDLHAMSAAFYEALGPDNAWKAFNDGGKDATHHNNYGAYQLARCVVEGIRAHVPDLAAHLVADLPAFDPARPPAPETFAVPASAASSQELPRGN is encoded by the coding sequence ATGATCCTGGATCGGCGCACGCTGCTGGCTGGCCTGGTTCTCGCGCCGAGCGCCGCGCTCGCCAGGGAGGACGCCCCCGTGTGGGCCTTCGATTTCACCACATCGGCCATAGGCCCCTACGACCCCGCCGTCGGCCACGGCTTCGAGCCGGGCCCAGGCCGGCTGTTCTCGGTGAAGGTTCCTGAGGGCGACTATCGCGTCACCCTCGACCTGGGCGGCGACAAGGTCTCCGAGACCACGGTCAAGGCCGAGTCCCGACGGCTGATGCTGGAGACCGTCCGCGTTCACGCCCGCAAGACCGACACCCGGACCATCGTCGTCAATGTCCGTCGCCCCGAGCTGGCTCCGCCGCCGGCCAACGCCCCGGGCGGCAAGCGCGTGGCGCTGAATGCGCGCGAGGACGGCAGCTACGACTGGGACGACAAGCTGACCCTGGAGTTCTGCGGCCCGACCGCCGCCGTGCGCCGGCTGAAGATCGAGCCCGTGACCGTTCCGACCGTGTTCCTGGCCGGCGACTCCACCGTCACCGACCAGCGCTTCGAGCCCGCCGCCGGCTGGGGCCAGATGCTGCCGCGCTTCTTCAAGCCGGACGTCTCGGTCTCCAACCAGGCGGAGTCCGGCGAGACCCTGAAGGCCTTCCTCGTCGAACGGCGGCTGGACAAGATCCTCAGCCGGATCAAGCGCGGCGACTGGCTGCTGATCCAGTTCGGGCACAATGACCAGAAGAGCCAGTGGCCCCAGACCTATGTCGAGGCGGCCACCACCTATCGCGACTATCTGCGGGCCTATGTCGGCGAGGCGCGGCTGCGCGGCGCGACACCGGTCCTGGTCACCTCGATGCACCGCCGCAAGTTCGACGCGGCCGGCAAGATCGTGAACACCCACGGCGACTATCCGCAGGCCGTACGCGACACGGCCAAGGACCTGGGCGTCCCGCTGATCGACCTGCACGCGATGAGCGCGGCCTTCTACGAGGCCCTGGGCCCCGACAACGCCTGGAAGGCCTTCAACGACGGCGGCAAGGACGCCACCCACCACAACAACTACGGCGCCTATCAGCTGGCCCGCTGCGTGGTCGAGGGGATCCGGGCCCATGTCCCCGACCTCGCCGCGCACCTCGTCGCGGATCTTCCGGCGTTCGATCCGGCCAGGCCGCCCGCGCCCGAGACCTTCGCCGTGCCGGCCAGCGCCGCCTCCAGCCAGGAGCTTCCTCGTGGAAACTGA
- a CDS encoding alpha/beta hydrolase — protein sequence METDRRALLGLAAGLMAAPALARTAETASPVETVDLWPGAAPGGEKVTVTEQVILRTPGGDPNDTAFLNVTKPWLTMRRPAKPNGAAVLMIPGGGYVRVAVGKNGGPIDAWLASLGITAFVMDYRLPADGWAAGPDVALQDAQRAMRLIRARAPSLGVDPARVAAIGFSAGGHVAARLATQFGRETYAPVDEADKLPTRPFAAGLFYPVVTGTAPYAHGQSLKQLVGANPTDAQRQAVSAEQHVPADAPPTFIAAAADDKVVPVENSVLMWQALRARKIPVEMHLQEVGGHGFGLRDKEGQLAPSMIALDAFFKRHGLYA from the coding sequence GTGGAAACTGATCGCCGGGCCCTCTTGGGCCTCGCCGCAGGCCTGATGGCCGCCCCCGCCCTGGCCCGGACCGCCGAAACCGCCTCTCCCGTAGAGACGGTGGACCTCTGGCCCGGCGCCGCGCCCGGCGGCGAGAAGGTCACCGTCACCGAGCAGGTGATCCTGCGCACCCCCGGCGGTGATCCGAACGACACCGCCTTCCTGAACGTGACCAAGCCTTGGCTGACCATGCGCCGGCCGGCCAAGCCGAACGGCGCGGCGGTGCTGATGATCCCGGGCGGCGGCTATGTGCGCGTGGCCGTGGGCAAGAACGGCGGGCCGATCGACGCCTGGCTGGCCAGCCTGGGGATCACCGCCTTCGTCATGGACTATCGCCTGCCGGCCGATGGCTGGGCCGCCGGACCGGACGTGGCCCTGCAGGACGCTCAGCGGGCCATGCGTCTGATCCGCGCCCGCGCCCCGTCATTGGGTGTCGATCCGGCCCGCGTGGCGGCGATCGGCTTCTCGGCCGGCGGACACGTCGCCGCGCGTCTGGCCACCCAGTTCGGCCGCGAGACCTACGCCCCCGTCGACGAGGCCGATAAGCTGCCCACGCGGCCCTTCGCGGCGGGCCTGTTCTATCCGGTCGTCACGGGAACGGCGCCTTACGCCCACGGCCAGTCGCTGAAGCAGCTGGTGGGCGCCAACCCGACGGACGCCCAGCGCCAGGCGGTCTCGGCCGAGCAGCACGTGCCCGCCGACGCGCCGCCGACCTTCATCGCCGCCGCGGCAGACGACAAGGTCGTGCCGGTCGAGAACAGCGTGCTGATGTGGCAGGCCCTGCGCGCCCGGAAGATCCCGGTCGAGATGCACCTGCAGGAGGTCGGCGGCCACGGCTTCGGCCTCAGGGATAAAGAGGGCCAACTAGCTCCATCGATGATCGCCCTGGACGCCTTCTTCAAGCGCCACGGTCTCTACGCGTGA
- a CDS encoding glycoside hydrolase family 28 protein, with translation MTERLATDAINAAIVHAHARGGGEVVLPAGRHLSFSIRLLSGVTLRLEEGCVLEAADPARHDGTYDPAEPNPHDLWQDFGHSHWRNSLIWAEDAEDIAIVGPGRIDGLGLTREGPGSRWKKQAGEFPLSMAGLSAEAMAELSPQVEAMAGLGNKAIALKRVRRARIEGLTIFRGGHFAVLATGCEHLVLRDLVVDTNRDGLDIDACRDVLVSGCRVNTPNDDAIVLKSSLALGELIPTERVTIEHCEVSGFDPGTMLDGTFGRTQLVSPDQDRVTGRIKLGTESNGGFRDISIRDCRFVRSRGLALEVVDGGTMENVVCERLHLSEVTTAPIFLRVGDRRRGPEGAPLGAMRNIVLRDIEAFDVLPDYAATIAGLPDSPIQDVTLSNIRLSYRGGGPAEWAQRRPGDLPEAYPEPSMFGPSPVHGLWARHVDGLKIENLTIETTTPDGRPERRFENVREVAQ, from the coding sequence GTGACCGAAAGGCTGGCCACCGACGCGATCAACGCCGCCATCGTCCACGCCCATGCGCGCGGCGGCGGCGAGGTCGTGCTGCCGGCGGGCCGCCACCTGTCGTTCTCGATCCGCCTGCTCAGCGGCGTCACCCTGCGGCTGGAGGAAGGCTGCGTGCTGGAGGCGGCCGATCCGGCCCGGCACGACGGGACCTATGACCCGGCCGAACCCAATCCGCACGACCTCTGGCAGGACTTCGGGCACAGCCACTGGCGTAACAGCCTGATCTGGGCCGAGGACGCCGAGGACATCGCCATCGTCGGCCCCGGCCGCATCGACGGCCTGGGCCTGACCCGCGAAGGCCCCGGCTCGCGCTGGAAGAAGCAGGCCGGCGAATTCCCGCTCAGCATGGCCGGTCTCTCGGCCGAGGCCATGGCCGAGCTGTCGCCCCAGGTCGAGGCGATGGCGGGCCTGGGCAACAAGGCCATCGCCCTGAAGCGTGTCAGGCGGGCCCGGATCGAGGGCCTGACGATCTTCCGAGGCGGCCACTTCGCGGTGCTGGCCACGGGCTGCGAGCACCTGGTCCTGCGCGACCTGGTCGTCGACACCAACCGCGACGGCCTGGACATCGACGCCTGCCGCGACGTGCTGGTCAGCGGTTGCCGCGTGAACACGCCCAATGACGACGCCATCGTGCTGAAGAGCTCCCTGGCCCTGGGCGAACTCATCCCCACAGAGCGCGTGACCATCGAGCATTGCGAGGTCAGCGGCTTCGACCCCGGCACGATGCTGGACGGGACCTTCGGTCGGACCCAGCTGGTCTCGCCCGACCAGGACCGCGTCACCGGCCGCATCAAGCTGGGCACGGAGTCGAACGGAGGCTTCAGGGACATCTCGATCCGAGATTGCCGCTTCGTCCGCTCGCGCGGCCTGGCCCTGGAAGTGGTCGACGGCGGCACGATGGAGAACGTCGTCTGCGAGCGGCTGCATCTCTCGGAAGTGACCACCGCCCCGATCTTCCTGCGCGTCGGCGACCGGCGGCGGGGACCCGAGGGCGCGCCGCTGGGGGCGATGCGCAACATCGTGCTGCGCGACATCGAGGCGTTCGACGTCCTGCCCGACTACGCCGCCACGATCGCGGGCCTGCCGGACTCGCCGATTCAGGACGTCACCCTGTCGAACATCCGCCTGTCCTATCGCGGCGGCGGGCCCGCCGAGTGGGCGCAGCGACGGCCCGGCGACCTGCCCGAGGCCTATCCCGAGCCCAGCATGTTCGGCCCCTCCCCGGTTCACGGCCTGTGGGCGCGCCACGTCGACGGGCTGAAGATCGAGAACCTGACCATTGAGACGACGACGCCGGACGGTCGGCCCGAGCGCCGGTTCGAGAACGTCCGCGAGGTCGCCCAGTGA
- a CDS encoding DUF6250 domain-containing protein, whose amino-acid sequence MILDRRMLLAGIAATPFAGQGRRLFADDFRHGLKRWAIEAEKPATLTTTDGVLDIVAPAGFTAWFKPELIGPVAITYEAQAVSAGGPFDRVSDLNAFWMAREADGGSPLDHPRSGAFADYDTLKTYYVGQGGNTNTTTRFRRYVGRPGDRPLLLQHDHAAADEMLTPNRWTTVRLIADGQRIEYWSDGRRLFEHRDPEPYLRGWFGLRTTQSHLRVRDFAVYSLVPAGG is encoded by the coding sequence GTGATCCTGGACCGCCGGATGCTGCTAGCGGGCATTGCCGCCACGCCTTTCGCGGGCCAGGGCCGCCGCCTGTTCGCCGACGACTTCCGCCATGGCCTGAAGCGCTGGGCGATCGAGGCCGAGAAGCCGGCGACCCTGACCACCACGGACGGCGTGCTGGACATCGTCGCCCCGGCCGGCTTCACCGCCTGGTTCAAGCCGGAGCTGATCGGGCCGGTGGCGATCACTTACGAAGCCCAGGCGGTCTCGGCCGGCGGGCCGTTCGACCGGGTCAGCGATCTCAACGCCTTCTGGATGGCGCGCGAGGCCGACGGCGGCTCACCGCTGGACCATCCGCGCTCGGGCGCCTTCGCCGACTACGACACGCTGAAGACCTACTATGTGGGCCAGGGCGGCAACACCAACACCACGACCCGCTTCCGCCGCTATGTCGGCAGGCCCGGCGACCGGCCGCTGCTACTGCAACACGACCATGCGGCGGCCGACGAGATGCTGACGCCCAACCGCTGGACCACCGTGCGGCTGATCGCCGATGGCCAGCGCATCGAATACTGGAGCGATGGCCGCCGCCTGTTCGAGCACCGCGATCCGGAGCCCTATTTGCGCGGCTGGTTCGGACTGCGGACCACGCAGAGCCATCTGCGGGTCCGCGACTTCGCCGTCTACAGCCTAGTCCCAGCTGGCGGGTAG
- a CDS encoding Tat pathway signal sequence domain protein, which produces MTKGATRRGVLVSSLALTAVAPEAARAAKPAPAFADLHWLGDVPPSAPGAAVWGAPWPRGAVKAKTALTAVGADGQALPLQTWPLAYWPDGSLKWTGHALAGAPASNALVGGFQVKPGKPVQPSRPVQVRETQERIEVAAGDFVCRFSRAGGNLIESVSLAGRETLRGGRLVCLNQTLPPGDLSPRETQVFDGAIDTVTVEQRGPVRAVVRFEGRHRGAGRDWLPFTLRVAVDAEGRLTLTHSFVFDGDGNRDFIAGLGIRFDVPLTDEPHNRHVRFAGEGEGMWGEAVRNIPGWQPAKFALAGKFKDQLRGERVPDLSAMDAKTRDQLLTVPAWDGYRLFQGDADAFVIDKRTNTKSSWLRADHGGRSPGFGYIGGVSGGVAFGLRHFWQRHPTGLEIEGATTDAATVTLWLWSPQAGPMDLRHYSDRAHGLEIQYEDVEAGHSTPMGIARTNQVFLWPVAATPSREALSAMARTTSEPPLPVAAPAYYQSCGAFGVWAPVDRSTPVKARLEAEHERLLGFYQREVEQRRWYGFWDHGDVMHTYDQDRHVWRYDVGGYAWDNSELVPDLWLWTAFMRTGRADIFRMAEAMTRHTGEVDIHHLGPFKGLGSRHNVSHWGDGAKEARISQSLLRRHYYYLTADERTGDIMASLVDADHALAAVNPVRKVAAKTTYPTQARSGPDWFAFASNWLVAWERTGDTQWRDKIVKGLDAIAASSHGMFTGPPFGYDPATATLYDLGTAFTTSYHLVTIMGGAEFVFELDGLIDDPAWTKAWARFCAYYNAPQAERQAALGQAAIDRYFGYPVWHARLTAWAARKLNDPALAQRAWKEFLTATKSGQERGPAPIQRVTGTAVLEPIDEMANVSTNQSSQWALNLFELLALVGDAAPASLPASWD; this is translated from the coding sequence GTGACCAAGGGAGCGACGCGTCGCGGCGTGCTGGTGTCGAGCCTGGCGCTCACGGCCGTCGCTCCGGAAGCGGCGCGGGCGGCCAAGCCCGCGCCGGCCTTCGCCGACCTGCACTGGCTGGGCGACGTCCCGCCGTCCGCGCCCGGCGCGGCGGTCTGGGGCGCGCCCTGGCCGCGCGGTGCGGTCAAGGCCAAGACCGCCCTGACGGCCGTGGGCGCCGATGGCCAGGCTCTGCCCCTGCAGACCTGGCCGCTGGCCTACTGGCCCGACGGCTCGCTGAAATGGACCGGGCACGCCCTGGCGGGCGCGCCGGCCTCTAACGCCTTGGTTGGGGGTTTCCAGGTCAAGCCTGGCAAGCCGGTCCAACCCTCCAGGCCCGTTCAGGTGCGCGAGACACAAGAGCGGATCGAGGTCGCCGCCGGTGATTTCGTCTGCCGCTTCTCGCGGGCCGGCGGAAATCTCATCGAGAGCGTCAGCCTCGCCGGTCGCGAGACCCTGCGCGGCGGACGCCTCGTCTGCCTGAACCAGACCCTGCCGCCCGGCGACCTCTCGCCGCGCGAGACCCAGGTCTTCGACGGCGCGATCGATACGGTCACCGTCGAGCAGCGTGGTCCGGTGCGGGCGGTGGTCCGCTTCGAGGGCCGCCATCGCGGCGCGGGCCGCGACTGGCTGCCGTTCACCCTGCGCGTCGCGGTCGACGCCGAGGGGCGGCTGACCCTGACCCACAGCTTCGTGTTCGATGGCGACGGCAATAGGGACTTCATCGCCGGCCTGGGGATCCGCTTCGATGTCCCGCTGACCGACGAACCGCACAACCGCCACGTCCGCTTCGCCGGCGAAGGCGAGGGGATGTGGGGCGAGGCCGTCCGCAACATCCCCGGCTGGCAGCCCGCCAAGTTCGCCCTGGCCGGCAAGTTCAAGGACCAGTTGCGCGGCGAGCGCGTCCCGGACCTCTCGGCCATGGACGCCAAGACCCGCGACCAATTGCTGACCGTGCCCGCTTGGGACGGCTATCGCCTGTTCCAGGGCGACGCCGACGCGTTCGTGATCGACAAGCGGACCAACACCAAGAGCAGCTGGCTGCGCGCTGACCACGGCGGCCGCTCGCCCGGGTTCGGCTACATCGGCGGCGTCTCGGGCGGCGTCGCCTTCGGCCTGCGCCACTTCTGGCAGCGGCACCCGACGGGCTTGGAAATCGAAGGGGCGACGACCGACGCCGCGACCGTGACCCTGTGGCTGTGGTCGCCGCAGGCGGGGCCGATGGACCTGCGCCACTACAGCGATCGCGCCCACGGCTTGGAGATTCAGTACGAGGACGTCGAGGCAGGGCACTCGACCCCGATGGGCATCGCTCGCACCAACCAGGTCTTCCTGTGGCCCGTGGCCGCCACCCCGTCGCGCGAGGCGTTGTCGGCCATGGCCAGGACGACGTCCGAGCCGCCGCTGCCGGTCGCCGCGCCAGCCTACTACCAGAGCTGCGGGGCCTTCGGCGTCTGGGCCCCGGTCGATCGCTCCACGCCGGTGAAGGCCAGGCTGGAAGCCGAGCACGAGCGTCTGCTGGGTTTCTACCAGCGCGAGGTCGAGCAGCGCCGCTGGTACGGGTTCTGGGACCACGGCGACGTGATGCACACCTACGACCAGGACCGGCACGTCTGGCGCTACGACGTCGGCGGCTATGCCTGGGACAACAGCGAGCTGGTGCCGGACCTGTGGCTGTGGACCGCGTTCATGCGCACCGGCCGCGCCGACATCTTCCGCATGGCCGAGGCAATGACCCGCCACACCGGCGAGGTCGACATCCATCACCTGGGCCCGTTCAAGGGCCTGGGCTCGCGCCACAATGTCAGCCACTGGGGCGACGGCGCCAAAGAGGCGCGGATCAGCCAGTCGCTGCTGCGCCGCCACTATTACTACCTGACCGCCGACGAGCGGACCGGCGACATCATGGCCAGCCTGGTCGACGCCGACCACGCCCTGGCCGCGGTCAATCCCGTCCGCAAGGTCGCGGCCAAGACCACCTATCCGACCCAGGCCCGCTCGGGCCCGGACTGGTTCGCCTTCGCCAGCAACTGGCTGGTGGCCTGGGAGCGGACAGGAGACACCCAGTGGCGCGACAAGATCGTCAAGGGCCTGGACGCCATCGCCGCCTCGTCCCATGGCATGTTCACCGGTCCGCCATTCGGCTACGACCCGGCGACGGCCACGCTGTACGACCTCGGCACGGCCTTCACGACCAGCTACCACCTGGTGACGATCATGGGCGGGGCCGAGTTCGTGTTCGAACTGGACGGCCTGATCGACGACCCGGCCTGGACCAAGGCCTGGGCCCGCTTCTGCGCCTACTACAACGCCCCGCAGGCCGAGCGTCAGGCGGCGCTGGGTCAGGCCGCCATCGACCGATATTTCGGCTATCCCGTCTGGCACGCGCGGCTGACCGCCTGGGCGGCGCGCAAGCTGAACGACCCGGCCCTCGCCCAGCGCGCCTGGAAGGAATTCCTCACCGCGACCAAGAGCGGGCAGGAGCGCGGCCCCGCGCCGATCCAGCGGGTGACGGGGACCGCCGTGCTGGAGCCGATCGACGAGATGGCCAATGTCTCGACCAACCAGTCGTCGCAGTGGGCGCTGAACCTGTTCGAGCTCCTGGCCCTGGTCGGCGACGCCGCACCGGCGAGCCTACCCGCCAGCTGGGACTAG